The genomic interval TGAAAATGCTTTTATGTTGGACGAAACAGAAATAGAAAGAGACTATAGAAGATTATATGAAAAGATGCAGGGAAATCTTTTTCTGGTGACTTCTCTTTATGCAAAAGAAAAGGTTAGCTGGCTTGATGGGAAGCGAAAACAGGTTGTAACAATCCGAAATTTTGACCACATACCGGCCCGGCTGTGCAAAAGCCAAGTTCCTTTGCTCGATGCGGTTACTTTTCCCCTGATTTACTGCGATACGGAAATTAAAACCCCTGTGTATCTGGCTAGAATCGATGTAAAGAAGGGGGGCACGAGTAAATATGGCACCTGATATACTGGCCAAAAGTAACGGCACTACGCTAAACGAACACACTGATCATGTTCTACAGTGTATAGAGGTTTTGAAAAAGATAAGCCAAGATGTTTTTCCTCAAGAATGGTGGAGGGCGCTGAGCTACGCTGCCCTGCTCCATGATGTTGGAAAGGTCGATCCTGATTTCCAGAAGAAGCTAGAATCTACCGGTTCCAGAACATCCGGGCATATTCCGCACAGCCTTCTTTCTCTGTTTTTTATCAAACCAGAATTTATCCCTTTTCATAACGATGATGAAGTGCTAAGGGGTATCATACTTTCTGCAGTAGCTTTTCATCATTGGCGCGAGTACTTCCCAGATCTGCTGTTGGGAAGTCAAAGTACTGAAATCAGCAGTCGAGCTAGTGAGATCATAGAGAATAAGACCGAGTGGCGCAGGTTGGCTGATGAACTGCGCGGTTGTCTGAAAGAAGTAGCCGAAAAGTACGGTTTAAATGGGGAAGCAGTGGGTCTAAACGAACTGTATGTAGAATACCTCAGTTACAATGAGCTGGGAACCGCCGGCCTTCTTCTGCCACCATATTCAATGAAATTTCTGCCGTCCAGAATAAAGGGGATGTCTGGTGAAAAGGAGAATTATGAGAAAATAAGGGTATTTATTACCGGGAGCCTTATGCGGGCAGATCATTTTGCATCTTATGTCGAGGACAGCCACAACAAAGTAGCACTACAGGATATCGAGATTCCTGATTACCTGGACTTTTGTATTTTGAAAAATGCTATGGAGGAGAGATTTGGCGCAGAATCTTTTTGGCAAGGGAAGTTCTTTGAACGGAAAAAAGGCTTACAGGGAGGAAATCTTATACTTATAGCTCCGACAGGAGTAGGGAAGACAGAATTTGCTTACCTGTGGGGAGCGGGAAAGAAGAATTTTATAACTTTGCCAATGAGGGCTGCAGTTAACGGTATCTGGAGCCGAAGTCGTGAATTTTTTGAAAAAATTAAAGAAGATATGGGTGAGAAAATCGCTCTTCTCCACGGAGATGCAGCATTGGAAATGACCAGTCTGCGTCGGGACGGCAGTGTTGAGAGGGGAGTTAAGCCTCTCGAATCAGACGTCGACTACGAAGGAGAGTTGGGACGGGCAGTTGAACTGGCACGCCATATGTCTAAACCGTATATAGTATGTACTGCTGACCAGATCGCTCCCGCAGTCCTACGATACCCGGGATATGAGCGAATTTTTGCCTGTCTTATGAACAGCTGTCTGGTTATAGACGAGGTCCAGGCATATGATCCTCGAGCGGCAGCCATTATTACTCACCTTATCCAGCAAACCATCTTTTTGGGCGGTAAAGTTTTGCTTATGACAGCTACTTTGCCGGCTTTTATTGAGGAACAAGTCAAAAAACGAACAGGGATTTCTAGTGAACAGATTGTACATCTGCTTGACGAAACTGAATTTAAAAATTTGGCTGATTCAACTAGGCACAGAATAAGGTTGAGTATGCATGATGGTAGTTATGACCCTTTTATTCCTGAGATGATTGCAGCAGCCAAAAAAGGAAAAAAGGTGCTGGTGGTGCTTAATACGGTTAAAGCTGCGATGGATGTATTTGAGAAAATTAAGAATACAGGTGATAGTGACAGCAGTTTTGCCACAGTACTACTGCATTCAAGATTTACTCAAAAGAGAAGAAAAGAGTTGGAAAACCAGGTTTATAAATATATGCCTAACCATAAGGAGCGCGAACCAGCAGGCTGCATAGTAGTTTCTACTCAGATAGTGGAAGCATCCCTGGACCTGGATGCGGATATATTGTTTACGGATGCGGCTCCGGCAGACAGCCTTGTGCAGCGGATGGGACGGGTATTCAGAAGAT from Calderihabitans maritimus carries:
- a CDS encoding CRISPR-associated helicase/endonuclease Cas3 encodes the protein MAPDILAKSNGTTLNEHTDHVLQCIEVLKKISQDVFPQEWWRALSYAALLHDVGKVDPDFQKKLESTGSRTSGHIPHSLLSLFFIKPEFIPFHNDDEVLRGIILSAVAFHHWREYFPDLLLGSQSTEISSRASEIIENKTEWRRLADELRGCLKEVAEKYGLNGEAVGLNELYVEYLSYNELGTAGLLLPPYSMKFLPSRIKGMSGEKENYEKIRVFITGSLMRADHFASYVEDSHNKVALQDIEIPDYLDFCILKNAMEERFGAESFWQGKFFERKKGLQGGNLILIAPTGVGKTEFAYLWGAGKKNFITLPMRAAVNGIWSRSREFFEKIKEDMGEKIALLHGDAALEMTSLRRDGSVERGVKPLESDVDYEGELGRAVELARHMSKPYIVCTADQIAPAVLRYPGYERIFACLMNSCLVIDEVQAYDPRAAAIITHLIQQTIFLGGKVLLMTATLPAFIEEQVKKRTGISSEQIVHLLDETEFKNLADSTRHRIRLSMHDGSYDPFIPEMIAAAKKGKKVLVVLNTVKAAMDVFEKIKNTGDSDSSFATVLLHSRFTQKRRKELENQVYKYMPNHKEREPAGCIVVSTQIVEASLDLDADILFTDAAPADSLVQRMGRVFRRYARSIGDNASLEANVVIMVQEPKKDSKQGLAPGIGTIRSPRSSAVYDFDLTMLTLVILLALGSGEIEEVTTANIMELFEKKEWRSCFSAPKNKKQEKEKLIESLGKLISKYGRDFTVSEKEKMQWVDVCYQLLTDFCNVRKTGEHFPVYLGSYLDSYYETLDILDHGYCSDRKTDAQRIFREVRNATIIPQSMEGDFYKEVADWVRDCGGNLSYTEFANRILYQYTVDCPWRKVVEREDSFSVRVDEIISLIGDSGIQTKVQNKLRRWLAGIYVVNIPYDNEKGLMYDE